From one Pseudactinotalea sp. HY158 genomic stretch:
- a CDS encoding TetR/AcrR family transcriptional regulator, with translation MSQPVPSARDRARAAMIEDVIAVARRQLGRVGAAGLSVRSVTRELGISASAVYRYFSSRDHLLTALIVDAYERLGAFVIAADEAVPVEDVTRRWVTVWLAARDWGVAHPHEYALLYGTPVLGYAAPQDTVLPATRVVARLGAIVADAHRLGLRTDPPEAADPPGAGLREDADRIRASLPRLGLDPAEVSAEDAIDVVRAWSELFGAISFELFGHFVGSIDHPAENLEALARARAAVLGLPGLPGAAASAGTVTV, from the coding sequence ATGTCGCAGCCGGTGCCCAGTGCGCGCGACCGCGCCCGGGCCGCGATGATCGAGGACGTCATCGCCGTGGCCCGCCGCCAGCTCGGCCGGGTCGGCGCGGCGGGCCTGTCGGTCCGCTCCGTCACCCGCGAGCTCGGGATCTCCGCCTCGGCGGTCTATCGCTACTTCTCGAGCCGGGACCATCTCCTCACCGCGCTCATCGTCGACGCCTACGAGCGCCTCGGCGCGTTCGTGATCGCGGCCGACGAGGCGGTGCCGGTCGAGGACGTCACCCGGCGCTGGGTCACGGTGTGGCTCGCCGCCCGCGACTGGGGCGTCGCACATCCGCACGAGTACGCCCTGCTCTACGGAACCCCCGTGCTCGGCTACGCCGCCCCGCAGGACACGGTGCTCCCCGCGACCCGCGTGGTCGCCCGCCTCGGGGCGATCGTCGCCGATGCCCATCGGCTCGGTCTGCGCACCGATCCGCCCGAGGCCGCGGATCCCCCGGGCGCCGGGCTGCGCGAGGACGCCGACCGGATCCGCGCGAGCCTGCCCCGCCTCGGCCTCGACCCCGCCGAGGTGTCCGCCGAGGACGCCATCGACGTGGTGCGGGCATGGTCGGAACTCTTCGGCGCGATCTCCTTCGAGCTGTTCGGCCACTTCGTGGGCAGCATCGACCACCCCGCCGAGAATCTCGAGGCGTTGGCCCGCGCGCGGGCCGCCGTGCTCGGCCTGCCCGGCCTGCCCGGCGCTGCGGCGTCGGCCGGGACTGTTACCGTGTGA
- a CDS encoding NAD-dependent epimerase/dehydratase family protein, with translation MSEIVVLGAGPIGSATATLFAERGETVRLLSRSGRGPTGPRLTTGTVDAADTDALRAATAGADVIVNAINLPYHQWSSGWPPIHRAILTAAESSGAVLAVAGSFYGYAPGRSPMTPDLPLEPATRKGAIRARMWTEILRAHEAGRVRALEVRASDYVGPQVTSPLGAHAGPRLLDPVLRGRRAWVVGDPDAPHTWTSIDDIARTIVTLAADERAWGRAWHVPSAPARSIRDVAGDYARAAGLDSATVSRIPRAALRAIGIAQPQLREVLEMLYQFDAPFVADHEETTRVFGLDPTPWKETVAAVVAARVPARAM, from the coding sequence ATGTCGGAAATCGTCGTTCTCGGGGCCGGACCCATCGGATCCGCCACCGCCACCCTGTTCGCCGAGCGGGGTGAGACCGTCCGGCTCCTCAGCCGGTCCGGCCGGGGCCCCACCGGGCCCCGGCTCACGACGGGCACCGTCGATGCCGCGGACACGGACGCGCTGCGCGCGGCGACCGCGGGCGCCGACGTCATCGTCAACGCGATCAACCTGCCCTATCACCAGTGGTCGAGCGGATGGCCGCCGATCCATCGGGCGATCCTCACGGCCGCCGAGAGCAGCGGCGCCGTGCTCGCCGTCGCGGGCAGCTTCTACGGCTACGCCCCGGGGCGCAGCCCGATGACGCCCGACCTGCCGCTCGAGCCGGCCACCCGCAAGGGCGCGATCCGGGCCCGCATGTGGACGGAGATCCTCCGCGCCCACGAGGCCGGTCGGGTCCGCGCGCTCGAGGTCCGCGCCTCCGACTACGTCGGCCCGCAGGTCACCTCGCCGCTGGGCGCCCACGCCGGACCGCGCCTGCTCGACCCGGTGCTCCGGGGCCGGCGTGCCTGGGTGGTCGGGGATCCGGATGCCCCGCACACGTGGACCTCGATCGACGACATCGCCCGCACGATCGTCACCCTCGCCGCCGACGAGCGCGCCTGGGGCCGGGCGTGGCACGTGCCGAGCGCTCCGGCCCGCTCGATCCGCGACGTCGCGGGCGACTACGCCCGCGCCGCCGGGCTCGACTCCGCGACGGTCTCCCGCATCCCCCGCGCCGCCCTCCGGGCGATCGGGATCGCCCAGCCGCAGCTGCGCGAGGTGCTCGAGATGCTCTACCAGTTCGACGCGCCGTTCGTGGCCGACCACGAGGAGACCACCCGCGTCTTCGGCCTCGACCCCACCCCCTGGAAGGAGACGGTCGCGGCCGTCGTCGCGGCGCGCGTCCCGGCCCGGGCGATGTGA
- a CDS encoding bacterial proteasome activator family protein: protein MTEHADVGSGREHGQGRGQSRGQGSGQSRGRGREPDAQASPAGAPGEGAEDRTENTENTEHPENTEHTEHPENTEHTGNPENTEDTGHPENTGNTGHRPKVVIASAEGVSMADPDEDPTAAVEEPAKVMRIGMMLKQLLEEVKAAPLDEAARDRLAEVHARSVAELRTGLSEDLAAELDRITLPFSDDAAPSDAELRVAQAQLVGWLEGLFHGIQTALVAQQMMAQNQLATMRRALPPGMTLPVHGRLGQQSGQGGQGGQAEQSGQGQDRPGQYL from the coding sequence ATGACTGAGCACGCGGATGTCGGCAGCGGGCGGGAACACGGTCAGGGGCGCGGCCAGAGTCGCGGGCAGGGAAGCGGACAGAGTCGCGGGCGGGGGCGCGAGCCGGACGCGCAGGCGAGTCCCGCCGGCGCGCCCGGCGAGGGGGCCGAGGACCGCACGGAGAACACGGAGAACACAGAGCACCCTGAGAACACAGAGCACACAGAGCACCCTGAGAACACAGAGCACACGGGGAACCCTGAGAACACAGAGGACACAGGGCACCCGGAGAACACGGGGAACACGGGGCACCGCCCGAAGGTCGTCATCGCCTCGGCTGAGGGCGTGAGCATGGCCGATCCGGACGAGGATCCGACGGCCGCCGTCGAGGAGCCGGCGAAGGTCATGCGGATCGGCATGATGCTCAAGCAGCTGCTCGAGGAGGTCAAGGCCGCCCCGCTCGACGAGGCCGCCCGCGACCGGCTCGCGGAGGTGCACGCCCGATCGGTCGCCGAGCTGCGCACCGGGCTCTCGGAGGACCTCGCCGCCGAGCTCGACCGCATCACGCTGCCGTTCTCGGACGACGCCGCCCCGTCCGACGCCGAGCTGCGGGTCGCGCAGGCGCAGCTGGTGGGCTGGCTCGAGGGCCTCTTCCACGGCATCCAGACCGCGCTCGTGGCCCAGCAGATGATGGCTCAGAATCAGCTCGCGACGATGCGCCGGGCGCTCCCGCCCGGGATGACCCTGCCCGTCCACGGTCGCCTCGGCCAGCAGAGCGGGCAGGGTGGACAGGGTGGGCAGGCTGAGCAGAGCGGGCAGGGGCAGGATCGGCCGGGTCAGTACCTCTGA
- a CDS encoding AGE family epimerase/isomerase — protein MTWLRSPAHARWLESEFDALVGFAADAATPEGFGYLDSDGEVVAERGSELYVTCRMVHTFALAALLGRPGAATQVDHGLRALAGPFADGDHGGWFAAIGPDGPLDDSKPAYAHAFVILAAASATVAGRPGASELLARALTVSEQRFWREEDRMVVECWDRAFTELEDYRGVNANMHTVEAYLAAADATGHDVWLDRALAITTRVLDDFARRTDWRIPEHFDADWNPLLDYNADTPAHPFRPAGATIGHWFEWARLALDVRAALEARGRDCPDFLLEAATALFEAGVEQGWSVDGDDGFIYTVDFSGAPLVRERMHWVVAEALGAAAALFRLTGDDRYDAWYQLWWEYTAVHLIDAEHGSWIHELSPENGPSATVWDGKPDIYHAAQATLFGRLPLAPVLASAIERGLLDT, from the coding sequence ATGACTTGGTTGAGATCGCCCGCCCATGCCCGGTGGCTGGAATCCGAATTCGATGCGCTCGTCGGCTTCGCCGCCGATGCGGCCACCCCGGAGGGCTTCGGCTACCTCGACTCCGACGGCGAGGTGGTCGCCGAACGCGGCAGCGAGCTGTACGTGACGTGCCGGATGGTGCACACCTTCGCGCTCGCGGCCCTCCTCGGCCGCCCCGGCGCCGCCACGCAGGTCGACCACGGGCTGCGGGCACTGGCGGGCCCGTTCGCGGACGGCGACCACGGCGGCTGGTTCGCCGCCATCGGCCCGGACGGCCCGCTCGACGACTCCAAGCCCGCCTACGCCCACGCCTTCGTGATCCTCGCCGCCGCGAGCGCCACCGTCGCCGGCCGCCCGGGCGCGTCCGAGCTGCTCGCGCGCGCCCTGACCGTCTCCGAACAGCGGTTCTGGCGGGAGGAGGACCGGATGGTCGTCGAATGCTGGGATCGGGCCTTCACCGAGCTCGAGGACTACCGCGGCGTCAACGCCAACATGCACACGGTCGAGGCCTACCTCGCGGCCGCCGACGCCACCGGCCACGACGTATGGCTCGACCGGGCGCTCGCGATCACGACCCGCGTGCTCGACGACTTCGCGCGCCGCACCGACTGGCGCATCCCCGAGCACTTCGACGCCGACTGGAACCCGCTGCTCGACTACAACGCCGACACGCCCGCGCACCCGTTCCGTCCGGCCGGGGCCACGATCGGGCACTGGTTCGAGTGGGCCCGCCTCGCCCTGGACGTGCGCGCCGCGCTCGAGGCGCGCGGGCGCGACTGCCCCGACTTCCTGCTCGAGGCCGCGACCGCCCTGTTCGAGGCCGGGGTCGAGCAGGGATGGAGTGTCGACGGCGACGACGGCTTCATCTACACGGTCGACTTCTCCGGGGCGCCGCTCGTGCGCGAGCGGATGCACTGGGTGGTGGCCGAGGCCCTCGGGGCCGCCGCGGCGCTCTTCCGCCTCACCGGCGACGACCGCTACGACGCGTGGTACCAGCTGTGGTGGGAGTACACCGCCGTTCACCTCATCGACGCCGAGCACGGCTCGTGGATCCACGAGCTGTCACCGGAGAACGGGCCGAGCGCGACGGTGTGGGACGGCAAGCCCGACATCTATCACGCCGCGCAGGCCACCCTGTTCGGCCGACTGCCGCTCGCGCCCGTGCTCGCCTCCGCGATCGAGCGGGGACTCCTCGACACCTGA
- a CDS encoding zinc-binding dehydrogenase, protein MRAMIIDESAPGTLIEADVPAPDPGPGQVLVEVAAAGVNRADLLQLAGLHPPPAGAPSWPGLEVSGRVVAAGEGVDPALMGAAVAALVDGGGYAELCLAHADDLVVLPDGYDVVAAGGLPEAVATAYSNLTGPGGLDPRDNTGRTVLVHGGSGGVGSIAIQWLRATGAVVFATAGGPDRAARCDALGAYGIDHRSEDFVRLVREATGERGVDVILDVVGAAYLERNVSALAEHGRLVIIGMQKGTTGEVNLAPLLFGWRSIHGTVLRNRTRDEKAGILADVRRDVLPLIERGQVRVIEHERLPLAEAARAHAAMAAGEVFGKVLLLP, encoded by the coding sequence ATGCGGGCGATGATCATCGACGAATCGGCACCGGGCACGCTCATCGAGGCGGATGTGCCCGCCCCCGACCCCGGGCCGGGGCAGGTCCTCGTCGAGGTGGCGGCCGCCGGGGTCAACCGGGCGGACCTGCTCCAGCTCGCCGGCCTGCACCCGCCGCCCGCCGGGGCGCCGTCCTGGCCCGGCCTCGAGGTCTCCGGGCGCGTCGTGGCCGCCGGCGAGGGCGTCGACCCCGCGCTCATGGGGGCGGCCGTGGCCGCGCTCGTGGACGGCGGCGGGTACGCCGAGCTGTGCCTCGCCCATGCCGACGACCTCGTCGTGCTGCCGGACGGCTACGACGTCGTGGCGGCCGGCGGTCTGCCCGAGGCGGTGGCCACCGCATACTCCAACCTGACCGGGCCCGGCGGCCTCGACCCGCGGGACAACACGGGCCGCACCGTGCTCGTGCACGGCGGCTCCGGCGGCGTGGGGTCGATCGCGATCCAGTGGCTGCGGGCGACCGGCGCGGTCGTCTTCGCCACGGCGGGCGGGCCGGACCGCGCCGCCCGCTGTGACGCGCTCGGGGCCTACGGCATCGACCACCGCAGCGAGGACTTCGTCCGGCTCGTGCGTGAGGCCACGGGGGAGCGCGGGGTCGACGTCATCCTCGACGTCGTCGGCGCCGCCTACCTCGAACGGAACGTCAGTGCGCTGGCCGAACACGGCCGGCTCGTGATCATCGGGATGCAGAAGGGCACGACCGGCGAGGTGAACCTCGCCCCGCTGCTGTTCGGCTGGCGCTCGATCCACGGCACGGTGCTGCGGAACCGGACCCGCGACGAGAAGGCGGGCATCCTCGCCGACGTGCGCCGCGACGTCCTCCCGCTCATCGAACGCGGGCAGGTGCGAGTGATCGAACACGAGCGCCTCCCCCTCGCCGAGGCCGCGCGGGCGCACGCGGCGATGGCGGCCGGGGAGGTCTTCGGCAAGGTGCTGCTCCTGCCCTGA
- a CDS encoding HAD family hydrolase: MTPPYFPGALLTLTPGAGTLVALDIDGTILGHDGSLAPEVTAVIDQLVDDGTHLVLASGRSLTAVLPVIEQLGLSSGWAVCSNGAVTIRYGDRTRGGGSDRAPGADGVGSDGAHGAGTDGADRDGADRDGAHGAARGSISSIPYTVEDLVTFDPEPALRKLREHVPDALYAVEVLGEGFMVTEPFPLGELTGRQDVVPFDELSRSAASRVTVRAPDLTAADFHELVDRTGLHGVSYAVGWTAWLDLSPAGVSKASALEVVRQRLGVDGASTLAAGDGRNDIDMLGWAGYGIAMGDADEITRAAADYTTGSVAENGLVPVLSGLYPDSLGSRRSSDPLPDPR, encoded by the coding sequence GTGACGCCCCCGTACTTCCCCGGTGCCCTGCTCACCCTCACTCCCGGCGCCGGGACCCTCGTCGCCCTCGACATCGACGGCACGATCCTCGGCCACGACGGCTCCCTCGCCCCCGAGGTCACCGCCGTGATCGATCAGCTTGTGGACGACGGCACTCACCTCGTGCTCGCCAGCGGCCGTTCGCTCACCGCCGTGCTGCCGGTGATCGAGCAGCTCGGCCTCTCCTCCGGCTGGGCCGTCTGCTCGAACGGGGCCGTGACGATCCGCTACGGCGATCGCACTCGCGGCGGAGGATCGGATCGGGCCCCGGGGGCCGACGGGGTCGGATCGGATGGTGCTCACGGGGCCGGGACGGACGGTGCCGACCGGGACGGTGCCGACCGGGACGGTGCGCACGGGGCGGCGCGTGGCTCGATCTCGTCGATCCCGTACACGGTCGAGGACCTCGTCACCTTCGACCCGGAGCCCGCGTTGCGCAAGCTGCGCGAACACGTGCCGGACGCCCTCTATGCCGTGGAGGTCCTCGGTGAGGGGTTCATGGTCACCGAGCCGTTCCCGCTCGGGGAGCTCACCGGCCGTCAGGACGTCGTCCCCTTCGACGAGCTGAGCCGATCGGCAGCCTCGCGCGTGACCGTGCGGGCGCCCGACCTGACCGCCGCGGACTTCCACGAGCTCGTGGACCGCACCGGCCTGCACGGCGTCTCCTACGCCGTGGGCTGGACCGCGTGGCTCGACCTGAGCCCGGCGGGCGTCTCCAAGGCCTCCGCCCTCGAGGTCGTGCGGCAGCGGCTCGGGGTCGACGGCGCCTCGACGCTCGCGGCCGGCGACGGCCGCAACGACATCGACATGCTCGGCTGGGCCGGCTACGGCATCGCGATGGGCGACGCCGACGAGATCACCCGGGCCGCCGCCGACTACACCACCGGCAGCGTCGCCGAGAACGGCCTCGTGCCCGTGCTCAGCGGCCTCTACCCGGATTCACTGGGCAGCCGGCGTTCCTCGGACCCGCTGCCGGACCCGCGCTGA
- the serS gene encoding serine--tRNA ligase — MIDLKALRDNPDRARRSQLARGADPELVDEVLAADERRRSLLTMFESLRAEQKAASRAVGKASAEDRPALLAEAKRFTERVKAAESEADAAGEEAGALLRSLPNLVLDGVPAGGEDDFVVLRHVGSPRDFEAEGFPARDHLDLGERLGAIDTERGAKVSGSRFYFLTGIGARLELALLNLAMDTALEHGFTPMITPTLVRPDIMAGTGFLGEHSEEIYRLEADDLYLVGTSEVALAGYHSGEIIDLSAGPRRYAGWSACYRREAGSHGKDTRGIIRVHQFHKVEMFSYVRAQEAAAEHAAFLSYEEEMLTAMGLPYRVIDTAAGDLGTSAARKYDCEAWLPTQSRYLELTSTSNCTTFQARRLGVRERGEDGTAPVATVNGTLATTRWIVALLENHQNADGSVAVPDALRPYLGGREILEPLT; from the coding sequence GTGATCGACCTCAAGGCACTTCGTGACAACCCCGACCGAGCCCGCCGGAGCCAGCTCGCCCGCGGCGCCGACCCCGAACTCGTGGACGAGGTGCTCGCCGCGGACGAACGCCGCCGCAGCCTGCTCACCATGTTCGAGTCGCTCCGCGCGGAGCAGAAGGCGGCCTCCCGCGCGGTCGGCAAGGCGAGCGCGGAGGACCGCCCGGCGCTGCTGGCCGAGGCGAAGCGCTTCACCGAGCGGGTCAAGGCCGCCGAGTCCGAGGCCGACGCCGCCGGGGAGGAGGCCGGGGCGCTCCTGCGTTCGCTTCCGAACCTCGTGCTCGACGGGGTTCCCGCCGGCGGCGAGGACGACTTCGTGGTGCTCCGCCACGTGGGGAGCCCGCGCGACTTCGAGGCCGAGGGCTTCCCCGCGCGCGACCACCTCGACCTGGGGGAGCGGCTCGGCGCGATCGACACCGAACGCGGCGCGAAGGTGTCCGGATCGCGGTTCTACTTCCTCACCGGCATCGGGGCGCGACTCGAGCTCGCGCTGCTCAACCTCGCGATGGACACGGCGCTCGAGCACGGGTTCACCCCGATGATCACCCCCACCCTCGTGCGCCCCGACATCATGGCCGGCACCGGCTTCCTCGGTGAGCACTCCGAGGAGATCTACCGGCTCGAGGCCGACGACCTCTACCTCGTGGGCACCTCCGAGGTCGCGCTCGCCGGCTATCACAGCGGGGAGATCATCGACCTGAGCGCCGGGCCGCGCCGGTACGCCGGCTGGTCCGCGTGCTATCGCCGCGAGGCCGGCTCCCACGGCAAGGACACCCGCGGAATCATCCGGGTGCACCAGTTCCACAAGGTGGAGATGTTCTCCTACGTGCGCGCGCAGGAGGCGGCCGCCGAGCACGCGGCCTTCCTCTCGTACGAGGAGGAGATGCTCACCGCGATGGGCCTGCCGTACCGGGTGATCGACACGGCCGCCGGCGATCTCGGCACCTCGGCCGCCCGCAAGTACGACTGCGAGGCCTGGCTGCCCACCCAGTCCCGCTACCTCGAACTCACCTCGACCTCGAACTGCACCACCTTCCAGGCCCGCCGGCTCGGGGTGCGGGAGCGCGGCGAGGACGGCACCGCGCCGGTCGCCACCGTCAACGGCACCCTCGCCACCACCCGGTGGATCGTCGCGCTGCTGGAGAACCATCAGAACGCCGACGGTTCGGTCGCCGTGCCGGACGCGCTGCGCCCCTACCTCGGCGGCCGCGAGATCTTGGAGCCGCTCACGTGA